AATGAGCAATTAGCCGCAGAGCCGGTCGCCCGTTAAGCTAGTTTAACCCATTTATCGGCTCTCAGGCTGATCAGTTCGATACGACGATAAAAACCACGCCCTGACAGTTTTCTGCCGGGGCGTGGTTTTATTGTATAACTCATGGGGCGGGTTGATTAGAATAACGCTATTTCTTAGGAGTCCGTCGTGACTGAATCCTCTATCCAAGGCCATGCATTGTTGGCAGAAAGTATTTCGCCAATGGTCGAAACGACGGGAAATGCAGTATTGCGCTTACGCCAAATACGCTTAGCGGCGTCTACTCGTGCTTATCGTGCTCGTGGCTGCCGCGCCATTCGCTGCCAAGGTTGCTTACTGGCTGAGCGGCTTTGCTTATGCGATACCATCAAACCACAACGGGCGAGCAGCCGCTTTTGCCTCGTGATGTTTGATACTGAGCCATTAAAACCCAGTAATACCGGCCGACTGATCGCCGATATTCTGCCCGATACTCAAGCCTTTCTTTGGGCGCGAACAGAAGTGGATCCCGCGCTAATTGCGGCCATTCAAGACCCAACACGCCAGCCGTATGTGGTCTTTCCAGAAAAATATGCCGAGCCGCCAAGACAGGTGTTCAATCAATTACCTATCAGCGATAAACCACCATTATTTATTCTGCTGGATGGTACTTGGACTG
The window above is part of the Yersinia massiliensis genome. Proteins encoded here:
- a CDS encoding tRNA-uridine aminocarboxypropyltransferase: MVETTGNAVLRLRQIRLAASTRAYRARGCRAIRCQGCLLAERLCLCDTIKPQRASSRFCLVMFDTEPLKPSNTGRLIADILPDTQAFLWARTEVDPALIAAIQDPTRQPYVVFPEKYAEPPRQVFNQLPISDKPPLFILLDGTWTEAKKMFRKSPYLAGFPMLSLNVTNTSDYLLREAQRPEQHCTVEVAAALLQQAGDLQAAEGLTAHFHYFRQQYLAGKPHHPVARVTANAEEIA